One part of the Phragmites australis chromosome 3, lpPhrAust1.1, whole genome shotgun sequence genome encodes these proteins:
- the LOC133910867 gene encoding cytochrome P450 78A9-like, with protein sequence MESSVESWWVLPMTLIPAISGEQHENITTLLAIATSFAYLAIFACLAWASASLLYWAHPGGHAWGKYWRAKGQSPRPYPIPGPKGLPVIGSLGLMSGLAHCSLADEAARRPGAKRLMALSLGSVRAVVTSHPDVAKEILDSPAFADRPLNHAAYGLMFHRSIGFAEHGPYWRALRRIAAGHLFGPRQVEAFAPYRAGVAEGIITALRGAGSGVVQVRGLLRRASLYYIMRFVFGKEYDVSRAVVASGEDVEELLEMVHEGYELLGKENWCDYFPRLATLDPQGVGARCAELMPRVNRFVHGIIQEHRAKAIAGGEACDFVDILLSLQESEGLSDADVAAVLWEMIFRGTDAMAVLMEWTLARLVLHRDVQANTHRELDEVVGRNNSVTESAVPSLPYLQALLKEAIRMHPPGPLLSWRHRAISDTYVDGHLVPAGTTAMVNQWAISRDPDVWNTPLEFQPERFLPGGKGQDASVLGADGRLVPFGSGRRSCPGKSLAMTTVTTWMATLLHEFEWLPASDTGAVDLSEVLRLSCEMAVPLEVRVRPRREV encoded by the exons ATGGAGAGCTCAGTTGAGAGCTGGTGGGTGCTGCCGATGACCTTAATACCGGCCATCTCCGGCGAGCAACACGAGAACATTACCACACTTCTTGCCATAGCCACTAGCTTCGCTTACCTCGCCATCTTTGCATGCCTAGCATGGGCAAGCGCGTCCCTGCTCTACTGGGCTCACCCGGGTGGCCATGCATGGGGCAAGTACTGGAGGGCAAAGGGGCAGAGCCCGAGGCCATATCCCATCCCGGGGCCGAAAGGGCTCCCGGTCATCGGCAGCCTCGGCCTCATGTCCGGGTTGGCTCACTGCTCGCTAGCCGACGAGGCGGCGCGCCGGCCGGGGGCCAAGAGGCTCATGGCGCTGTCGCTCGGCTCGGTCCGCGCCGTCGTCACGTCGCACCCCGACGTGGCCAAGGAAATCCTCGACAGCCCAGCGTTTGCTGACCGTCCGCTTAACCACGCGGCGTACGGCCTCATGTTCCACCGCTCCATCGGCTTCGCCGAGCACGGCCCGTACTGGCGCGCGCTCCGGCGCATCGCTGCGGGGCACCTGTTCGGCCCGAGGCAGGTCGAGGCCTTCGCGCCGTACCGCGCGGGCGTCGCGGAGGGGATCATCACGGCACTGCGCGGCGCCGGTTCAGGCGTCGTCCAGGTGCGCGGCCTCCTCCGGCGCGCATCCCTCTACTACATCATGCGGTTCGTGTTCGGCAAGGAGTACGACGTGTCGCGCGCAGTGGTGGCGTCCGGAGAGGATGTGGAGGAACTGCTCGAGATGGTGCACGAAGGGTACGAGCTCCTTGGGAAGGAGAACTGGTGCGACTACTTCCCGCGGCTCGCCACTCTCGACCCGCAAGGCGTGGGTGCACGGTGCGCGGAGCTCATGCCGCGGGTGAACCGTTTCGTGCACGGCATCATCCAGGAGCACCGTGCCAAGGCGATCGCCGGAGGAGAGGCTTGTGACTTCGTTGACATCTTACTTTCCCTGCAGGAGAGCGAGGGACTCTCCGACGCAGACGTCGCCGCTGTGCTTTGG GAGATGATCTTCAGAGGAACAGATGCCATGGCCGTGCTCATGGAGTGGACCCTAGCTCGCCTCGTCCTCCACCGCGACGTCCAAGCCAACACGCACCGTGAGCTCGACGAGGTCGTCGGCCGAAACAACTCGGTCACCGAGTCCGCGGTCCCATCGCTGCCTTACCTGCAAGCGCTGCTCAAGGAGGCTATCCGGATGCACCCGCCGGGTCCGCTCCTCTCGTGGCGTCACAGGGCCATATCCGACACGTACGTCGACGGCCACCTCGTCCCGGCGGGCACCACCGCTATGGTCAACCAGTGGGCCATCAGCCGCGACCCGGACGTCTGGAACACGCCGCTCGAGTTCCAGCCCGAGCGGTTCCTCCCTGGCGGTAAGGGCCAGGACGCGTCTGTGCTCGGCGCCGACGGCCGGCTTGTGCCGTTCGGGTCTGGCCGGAGGAGCTGCCCCGGCAAGTCCCTGGCCATGACAACCGTGACCACCTGGATGGCCACGCTGCTGCACGAGTTCGAGTGGCTGCCAGCGTCCGACACGGGCGCCGTCGACCTGTCGGAGGTGCTCCGCCTGTCGTGCGAGATGGCGGTGCCGCTCGAGGTCCGCGTGCGCCCTAGGCGCGAGGTGTGA